The Lutzomyia longipalpis isolate SR_M1_2022 chromosome 2, ASM2433408v1 DNA window gataagtggcccaaatctgcctttaaaccatcacattttattttctctctaaaatttgcgcgaagcgcaacaaatccccgcgaagcggggcgaggtaaattggagcgaagcgacaatttacctcgttaagGAAATAAtcttttaggttttttttggatatttgTGCCTGAGACGGTTTTTCTAAcgtaattatttaaattcaaatatctTAAGGAGGCTTTTGAAAAAGGACGCTACAAAGATGGCGGCCTGTAGCCATTTCAGCAACGAACATTAAAgctaaatgcaaattttattcaaaaaatcccGCCGCCGAACAGTCTGCAAAGTATTTCAGCATCTCATCATTTGGTGCTACAGTTAAGCATTTAATGCTGTgttagattctttttttttattcattaataatTCCGGATTGCGTGTTTTCTACACTCTTCTCATTGTAATGTTATACGCCGTTTAGAAGCCGAGGGAACCGCGTGGTGCGAGGGCGAAAGATCAAAGACGCAGAGCCATCGAAAAGAACCCAAAAAGACTCTATAGAGAGACACACGAGATTACAGTTTAAGCTTCACGACACGACATCGAAAATCGCGCGAGAGAAAGCGCACGATGGCATTTCTGGGCTGGCTTTGTGCGAGAAAATATCGTGTGGCTCATGGCAAAAATCTCTCCTTTTATTTTGCAGTAAACGTCGTGGAGGCTCTTCAGGAATTCTGGCAGATGAAACAGTCGCGTGGGGCTGAACTGAAGAACGGCGCCCTCGTAATCTACGAATCAGTCCCATCGAATAGCCAACCCTACATTTGCTACGTTACACTCCCCGGTGGAAGTTGCTTTGGGAGTTTTcaggtaaaacaaaaatggaGTTTAAccgtttttatttaaaaggaaaattcttcgtgatcttttaaaatttttattttattttgggttttatttttgaacagAATTGCCCCACAAAAGCCGAGGCGCGACGGAGTTCCGCCAAAATCGCCCTCATGAATTCCGTGTTCAATGAGCATCCCTCCCGGCGGATAAGTGATGACTTCATTGAGAAGGCGGTCAATGAAGCGAGAGCCTCCTTCAAAGGTGGCGATGGTGAGGGTACTGATGGACCCGACACGGGAATTGGCGCCTTCcggtaagtttttttcttaacattttcccccaaaaaaatctcacgatcttttcattaaaatcgtttcaaaatttaaatcaaaacgttgaagttttaattcttttatattttattattcttactAATATTTAActgataaaatgaaatgggaattgctttcattcaaaattgttttctcgaATTAAGCCAAAATCCATATAAGCCTGAATAAGctccctttaaaaaaataattaatttaacgaATTGTGGTTAAAATCTTTGTTTCCATGCGCAGATTTATGTTGGAGGCAAACAAGGGGCGCACAATGCTGGAATTTCAGGAGCTAATGACGGTATTTCAGCTACTTCACTGGAATGGGTCACTGAAGGCAATGCGGGAGCGGCAGTGCTCACGCCAAGAGGTTGTCGCCCACTATTCCAATCGTGCCCTGGACGATGATATGCGTGCCCAAATGGCACTCGACTGGATCGCCCGGGAACAGGAGAATCCGGGTGTGTTGGGCCGGGAGCTGGCTGTGGCTGAGAGAGAGTTAGAGACTGCCCGCCTGGCCGGTCGGGAGCTGCGATTTCCAAAGGAGAAAAAGGACATCCTCATGCTGGCACACACGCAACTCGGTGGTGGGAGTGTGATCAACAGTTGAACAGAGCTCCCTCCCCCCCGACGTCCTTGTAAGTCCACACAGCGATTTAGCTGATGCCCCCCATACTCCCGCCCCCACAATTTCCTTCcgttatatatataaataatataaatagtTAGTCTTTTGTAACATACTTTGTCCCACGTTTTATCGTTTAAGTTATATATCAATCGTTGATTGTAATCATCATAAGCTCAAGTTATATGTGATCCATAGATTGACAGACTCACGCACGCACCCGCACACTCATTAATTTTACAGTTGATTTAATCATAACATTACGCGTGTTCTTCCCTTGAAGATTTaacagttttatttaaattaatatcttCTGAGgactttgcaaaaatttcctcaGCATAAATCACTGAAGAACATGCAATTTTGGAACCCCTTATTCCCTTCATTagtcattgaaaatttcccagaTAAGGAGAGGAAATCTCCCTGAaagtaattcaataattttctattttttaaattaaattaaaaaaaaaaacatttcaaatcaattttgatataaaaaagaatcataaaacTACATAAAGAAGCAATTTTTCCAAACAATTACCCCATGAAGTGGCCATGGCGGCTCTAAGTGGAAGGTATGAGCAAAAAGAAGTTCATTTTCCACCGTCGTCGTGACTTTTTTATGTAATGAAATACATTTtgggagagaaaattgttgtAATTCCCATAATTCCCATGATGAGCATTTTAGCGTCATCCACCATTCCCCTCTTCCTCTTCTTGTCCCATCAACCACAACATACACCATTCACGGGCACAACAATCCCATTtggaagtaaagaaaaaatagaggaaaaaacGCATAgatattaagatatttttattgtatcaTTAACAAATAATCAAATGTGAtgacttttaatttatgattttttttttataaaaagtaaaagaattatattttttaatataagaaacaaaaaaaaaaacaactatgactaaacaagaaaaaaaagtaaatattagGAAATATATCATTCCCTCCCTGGACATGAAGCACCTTCAACAATAATAGTTTAGTAGGAGATAATAATGGTAATCTCACGTTACGATGTTACTttacctttttcttcttcatttttttttctttcgagaacaaaataatatatacaatacatattaC harbors:
- the LOC129788806 gene encoding protein limb expression 1 homolog, producing the protein MMVYPEEPYWEVPPVSGIYDDGDYRVNVVEALQEFWQMKQSRGAELKNGALVIYESVPSNSQPYICYVTLPGGSCFGSFQNCPTKAEARRSSAKIALMNSVFNEHPSRRISDDFIEKAVNEARASFKGGDGEGTDGPDTGIGAFRFMLEANKGRTMLEFQELMTVFQLLHWNGSLKAMRERQCSRQEVVAHYSNRALDDDMRAQMALDWIAREQENPGVLGRELAVAERELETARLAGRELRFPKEKKDILMLAHTQLGGGSVINS